The Natronobacterium texcoconense genome includes the window AGACCGACGTCGCGGAACCGATCGGCGCCTACCAGCGCGGGAAAGCGGCCGCGGAAGAACTCGTCGACCGATACGCGGCAAACGGCGGTGACGCCGTCACCGTCCACCCCACGTCGGTCTTCGGCCCCGGCGACGACTCCTTTACGCCGCAGTTACTGGCGATGGGGCTCGAGCCGACGATGCCCGCTCACCTCCCGGGCGGACTCAGCATCGTCGGCGTCGACGACGTCGTCGACGGCCTCCTGCTAGCCTACGAGGAGGGTGAGTCGGGCGAACACTACATCCTCGGCGGGGAGAACCTCACCTACGAGGAAGCAGTCGACCGGATCGCCGAGCACGCAACCGGTACCGCGATACCGGCACGAATCCGCGTGCCAGCGACCGCGATACACGCTGCCGGCCCCGTCGCCGAGACGGTCGGTGCGGTCACGAACCGACACGTCTTCCCCTTTAGTCGCGGGATGGCTCGATTGGCGACCAGCCAGCTGTTTTACTCCTCGCGGAAGGCCCACGAGGAACTCGGCTACGAGTACCAGCCGCTGGAAGCCCACCTGCCGGACGCCCTCGAGTGGTACCGCGAGGAGGTTCGCGCGTAATCGGTCGAAACAGGTCAACTGCGCTGCCTGTACGTTTCCTATTACAAAGCCCGGAGCGACCCTCTACGGACGTGATGCGGATTCTCGTCTTCGCGAACACACCTGCTCACGTCCACCTGTATCGTCACGCCGTCGACCGACTCGAGGAGGCGGGCCACGACGTGCTCGTCCTGACCCGCGAGTACGCCTGTACGACCGACCTACTCGAGTTCTTCGGCCTCCCCTACCGGCGGTACGGCGAGCACGACGTGACCTCGTCTTCGAAATCCACGCTCGCGCGTGAACTCGGCGGGCAGATCGGGAGCATAGTCCGAGAAACGATTCGCTTTCGCCCGGACGTCGTCTTCGGCCGTGGCCCATACGCCGCCGTCGCCGGGACGGTCGCTCGTGCACCGGTCGTCCTCGTTCTCGACGACGAACCGGGCGACTTCAACCATACAGTCTCCCGGCCGTTCGCCGACTGTATCCTCTCGCCGCGGGTCACGCGCCGGGACCTCGGCGACGACCACTACACGTTCGACGGCTTCAAAGAGTGTGCGTACCTCCATCCCGAGGTCTTCGAACCCGACCGCGCCGTCCGCGAGTACCTCGGCGTCGGTCCCGACGAGCCCTACGCGCTCGTCCGGTTCAACGCGCTCGATGCCCTCCACGACGCCGGCCTCGAGGGCTTTACCAGGAACCAGCGCCACGATCTGATCGAGCGGCTGAGCGAGCACGCGACCGTCTTCGTCTCCGACGAGGGTGGCGAGATGGATCTCCGTGACCTGCCGGCGCGACCGTACGACCTCCACCCCGCGTTGATCCACGACGCGATGGCCGAGGCGTCGCTGTTGATCGCCGACACCGGAACGATGGTCACCGAGGCCGGCCTGCTCGGAACGCCGGCGCTGCGCTATCGCGGCACCGACGACCACGAGTACGGCGAGTTCCAGGAACTCGAGCGCGTCGGCCTCGTCGAACAGTTCGACGCCTACGACGGGGTTCGCGATCGAGGGCTCGAGTTGCTCGCCGACGACGACGCGACCGGGCGCTGGGAGCGACGACGCCGCGAGTACGTCGGTGACCTCGCGAACCTGACCGACCTGCTGGTCGACGTCGCAGAGACGCAGGGACGGCTCGGCGAACTCGATCGATCGTCGTGGGCGGCGTTACAGCCATCCTCGCGGTGAAAGAGCGGGCCGTCGTCTTCACGGTAAAAGCGCACGCCATCGTCTTCACGACAAAAGAACGAACCGCCGTTTTCACGGTAAAAAACGGGCGACTACTCGAGCGGCTGATGTTGCTCCGGTTCCGGTTCCGGTTCGACCTCCGTGCCGTCGGCCGTTACCGTCCCCGGTTCCGGGTCGTCGTACTCGTAGTACGTCACCTCGAGTTCTTCGCTTTCTTCGGCGTCCATCCGGATCGCGGCACCGAGCGAGACGACCCCGAGTAGCAGGGTGGCGAACGAGGCGACCGTCTCGGCGAACGCGTCCTCGCCCCGAACGGAGCGCTCGAGCGACCCTGCCAGTCCCGTCACACCGCCAGCGATCCCGGCCACCCCGGTGCCGTAGAAGACGACAGCCGGCTGGAACCCTTCGACCACGTAGCGGCGTTTGAGCCGCCACAGGAAACTCTTCAGCAGGAGCAGGGAGACGAACCGGACGAACGACGTGTATCGGATGCTACTCTCTTCCTCGCCGTAGACGGCCGACATTGCCACGTCCGCGACGCGGAACCCGTTGACGTTCAGGTGCGTGAGAATGTGATTGAGGAAGCCGTACCGGTCCGTGATCGCCTCGAGGTCGAGTTCTTCGATGGCTTCCCTCGAGATGGCGGTGTAGCCGTTCTGCGGATCGCCGATCGTCCAGTAGCCCGAGGCGAACTTCGAGAGCCCGGTGAGCATGGCGTTGCCGACGAATCGGAACGTCGACATCCCCTCGCGGTCCTCGGGGTAGAGCAGTCGGTTCCCCTTCGCGTAGTCGGCCTCGCCGGAGACGACGGGGTCGACGATTCGGTCCAGGATCTCGGGATCCATCTGACCGTCGCCGTTCATCACCGCGACGACGTCGATGTCGTCTTCCGCTGCCCGTCGGTAGCCGGTCTTGACGGCCGCACCGTAGCCGTGGTTCTCGTCGTGGCGGATGGGGACGACGCGTCGCCCGTCGCCGCCGTCGGCGACCGCCAGGTCGGGCTCGGTGGACTCGTTGATCCGGTCGGCGACCCGGGTGATCACCTCCCAGCTATCGTCCGGCGAGGCGTCGTCGACGGCGTAGATCCGGTCGACGAACTCCGGCACCGTCTCGATGACCTGTCCGACGAACGACGCTTCCTCGTAGGCCGTCACGACGACGGCGATGGATTTACCCTTGTACATCGTTTCCTCCGTCGGTTCTGCCGAGTTCGCTCGGTTCCGCTTGCGTTGCCCCTGTGTCCCGCAGGCCGTCGTTACCGTCGCCAGCACCTGCCTGCTCACGCGGTCCGCGGCCCGACTCCGAACCCGCCAGCGTGTACTCGCGGTGGTCTGTTCCAGAGAGGTCGACGGCGTCCCGGCCGTCGACGACGACCATCGACTCGAGGTCGCCCCACTCGATGCGGTCGAACTCCTCGTGTGGCGTGACGACGACTGCGGCGTCGAACGACTCCGAGGCGAGTTCGTCGATTTCGACCGGCCGAGTGCAGTAATCGGCTGGATCGACGAGCGGATCGACGCCGGCCACGTCCGCACGTCTGGCCAGCAGTTCGTCGATCACGCCGAGGGCAGGCGAGGCACGCATCTCCTCGACTCCCGGACGGTAGGTGAGTCCGAGCACGACGACCGACGCATTCTCGAGGTCGGTCCCGGTTTCGGCGAGTTCGCGCTCGAGACGATCCACGACGACGGTCGGCATCGCGTCGTTGAGCTCCCGTGCCGTCCGGACGACGTCCATCGGTTCCTCGGCCTGCGATAGCAGGAAGTGCGGATAGTACGGGATGCAGTGACCGCCGACGCCCGGACCGGGGTCGTGCAACTGGCACATCGGCAGGTCGTTGGCCGTCTCGATCGCCTCGCGGACCGAGATCTCGAGTTCGTCGGCGAGCCGTCCGAGTTCGTTCGCCAGGGCGATGTTGACGTCGCGGTAGACACCCTCGAAGACCTTGACTGCCTCCGCGGTGGTCGCATCGGAGACGGGATGGACCTCGTTGTCCGTGATCTCGTCGTAGAGCAGGCTCGCCGCTCGCGTGCTTTCCTCGTCGACGCCGCCGACGACCTTCGGGTACTGGCCACGGATGTCCCGCAGGGCCGTGCCCGTCGAGGTTCGTTCGGGACAGAACGCGATCCCGAACTCGTCGGGCGAGAGGCCGCTCTCGCTCGCCAGGTGTGGCACTAAGACGTCCCGGCAGGTTCCCGGCGGCAGCGTCGACTCGGCAATCACCAGGTCGCCCGGTGAGAGCCCCGCGGCGATGTCTCCCGCGACGGATTCGACGGTCGCGAGATTCGGCTGATCGTCGTCGTCTATCAGCGTCGGGACGATGATCACGTGAACGCGAGCGCGCTCGGCCGCGTCGGGGCCGTCCGTCGTCGCCTCGAGTCGCCCCTCCGCGACCTGCTCTGCGACGAGGTCGTCCAGTCCGGGTTCGCCGACGACGTGACTCTCGCCGACGTTTACCGTCTCGACGACCTCGGGATCGACGTCGACGCCGGTGGCGTTGCCCGTCGTCTCGGCGTAGACGGCTGCAAGTGGCAGCCCCATCTTGCCGAGGCCGTAGATCGCGACCGGAACCGACCCCTCGAGGAGGTACTCGCGCTGTCGCTCCTCGGGGAGCGACGAGTCGTAGAGGCAGCTGTCGTCCGTCTCTCCAGCCATCAGATCTCCACCTCCCGTTCCTGCTCTCGCTCCGCATCATTGTCGCGGTCGCCGTCGACCAGCGAATCGATCGTCAGCACCGTCTCGAGCGCCTCGATCCCGTCTTCGGGGCTCACCTCGGGTTCGCCTCCGGTCCGGACCGACTCGACGAACGACTCGAGTTCGTGACGCAGCGGCTCGCCGTTGTCGATCCGCGGGCGTTCGACGACGCTTTCGTGGCGATACCGGTTCTGCCCCTCGTCGTTGACGTACTCGGGGTAGGAGTCCCGATGGATCAGCACGGACTGCTCGAGGAAGTCCACCTCGACGAAACACTCCCGGGCAGTAACGGAGAGCTTCCGCACTTTCTTCTGGGTGACGCGACTCGCCGTCAGGCTGGCGACGACGTCGCCGTACTCCATCGTCGCGGTCGCGTACCGGCCGTCGCCCGTCCCCATCGCCCCGACCGAATCCGGCGACGTTCCGAGCAGCGAGCCGACGATGTCGACGTCGTGGACCATCAGATCGAAGACGACGTTGCCGGGCGCAGTGCGATCGATCGGCGGCCCGAGTCGCTCGGCCTCGAGGCTGATCACCTCGAGGTCGTCGATCAGGTCGGCCATCGTCCGCACGGCCGGGTTGAACCGCTCGATGTGGCCGACCTGGAGGACCAGCCCGCGTTCGCTGGCCTGCCGAGCCAGGTCACGGCCCTCCTCGACCGTCTGGGCGATCGGTTTCTCGACCAGCACGTGGACGTCCGCCTCGAGACACCGCGAGACAACGTCGTGGTGGGCAGGCGTCGGTACCGCGACCGTGACGACGTCACAGCGATCGAGCAGTTCCTCGAGCGCAACCGATTCGGTGCCGTACTCGTCGGCGACCCGGCCTGCGACCTCGACGTCGTGATCCGTCACACCGGCGAGCGTGACGCCGGGGAGTTCGCTGTAGACGCGTGCGTGGTTTTCGCCCATCGCGCCGACGCCGACGACGCCGGCCCGTATCGTTCGTGACCGCGTGAGAGCTCGTTCCGTCATGTGTAGTGATCGTGGATGGCTTCGACGACCGTTCGCCTGTCACCCGCCGAGAGCGCCGGATGCACCGGCAGCGAGAGCACGGTCTCGGCCGCTCGTTCCGCTTCCGGAAATCTCGGTGCTGCCGTGCTGACGCCCTCGTAGGCTGGCTGGCGGTGGAT containing:
- a CDS encoding NAD-dependent epimerase/dehydratase family protein — encoded protein: MGKTAAVTGATGFLGTHLCERLLADGWNVRGLRRPSSDWGRLADSDVEWYVGDLFDEPTLRSLVDGADAVFHLAGVGLWSADPATVERVNRDGTANVCSACQGADVGRLVFTSTAGTRRPQGDAEVADETDVAEPIGAYQRGKAAAEELVDRYAANGGDAVTVHPTSVFGPGDDSFTPQLLAMGLEPTMPAHLPGGLSIVGVDDVVDGLLLAYEEGESGEHYILGGENLTYEEAVDRIAEHATGTAIPARIRVPATAIHAAGPVAETVGAVTNRHVFPFSRGMARLATSQLFYSSRKAHEELGYEYQPLEAHLPDALEWYREEVRA
- a CDS encoding DUF354 domain-containing protein; the encoded protein is MRILVFANTPAHVHLYRHAVDRLEEAGHDVLVLTREYACTTDLLEFFGLPYRRYGEHDVTSSSKSTLARELGGQIGSIVRETIRFRPDVVFGRGPYAAVAGTVARAPVVLVLDDEPGDFNHTVSRPFADCILSPRVTRRDLGDDHYTFDGFKECAYLHPEVFEPDRAVREYLGVGPDEPYALVRFNALDALHDAGLEGFTRNQRHDLIERLSEHATVFVSDEGGEMDLRDLPARPYDLHPALIHDAMAEASLLIADTGTMVTEAGLLGTPALRYRGTDDHEYGEFQELERVGLVEQFDAYDGVRDRGLELLADDDATGRWERRRREYVGDLANLTDLLVDVAETQGRLGELDRSSWAALQPSSR
- a CDS encoding glycosyltransferase family 2 protein — its product is MYKGKSIAVVVTAYEEASFVGQVIETVPEFVDRIYAVDDASPDDSWEVITRVADRINESTEPDLAVADGGDGRRVVPIRHDENHGYGAAVKTGYRRAAEDDIDVVAVMNGDGQMDPEILDRIVDPVVSGEADYAKGNRLLYPEDREGMSTFRFVGNAMLTGLSKFASGYWTIGDPQNGYTAISREAIEELDLEAITDRYGFLNHILTHLNVNGFRVADVAMSAVYGEEESSIRYTSFVRFVSLLLLKSFLWRLKRRYVVEGFQPAVVFYGTGVAGIAGGVTGLAGSLERSVRGEDAFAETVASFATLLLGVVSLGAAIRMDAEESEELEVTYYEYDDPEPGTVTADGTEVEPEPEPEQHQPLE
- a CDS encoding nucleotide sugar dehydrogenase, which translates into the protein MAGETDDSCLYDSSLPEERQREYLLEGSVPVAIYGLGKMGLPLAAVYAETTGNATGVDVDPEVVETVNVGESHVVGEPGLDDLVAEQVAEGRLEATTDGPDAAERARVHVIIVPTLIDDDDQPNLATVESVAGDIAAGLSPGDLVIAESTLPPGTCRDVLVPHLASESGLSPDEFGIAFCPERTSTGTALRDIRGQYPKVVGGVDEESTRAASLLYDEITDNEVHPVSDATTAEAVKVFEGVYRDVNIALANELGRLADELEISVREAIETANDLPMCQLHDPGPGVGGHCIPYYPHFLLSQAEEPMDVVRTARELNDAMPTVVVDRLERELAETGTDLENASVVVLGLTYRPGVEEMRASPALGVIDELLARRADVAGVDPLVDPADYCTRPVEIDELASESFDAAVVVTPHEEFDRIEWGDLESMVVVDGRDAVDLSGTDHREYTLAGSESGRGPREQAGAGDGNDGLRDTGATQAEPSELGRTDGGNDVQG
- a CDS encoding Gfo/Idh/MocA family protein, with product MTERALTRSRTIRAGVVGVGAMGENHARVYSELPGVTLAGVTDHDVEVAGRVADEYGTESVALEELLDRCDVVTVAVPTPAHHDVVSRCLEADVHVLVEKPIAQTVEEGRDLARQASERGLVLQVGHIERFNPAVRTMADLIDDLEVISLEAERLGPPIDRTAPGNVVFDLMVHDVDIVGSLLGTSPDSVGAMGTGDGRYATATMEYGDVVASLTASRVTQKKVRKLSVTARECFVEVDFLEQSVLIHRDSYPEYVNDEGQNRYRHESVVERPRIDNGEPLRHELESFVESVRTGGEPEVSPEDGIEALETVLTIDSLVDGDRDNDAEREQEREVEI